The region TGTCAAAAGTGTGTTAAGATCACGTTTTGATACCTTAATTAGCTCACCTTATACTTAAGTGTACGTTTGGTTTAACGACTTTAAAACGTCcgatttaaaaagtaataatttcAAAACGCTGTCAAACTTTAGAGAAAATCACGATTTGGCCTTTCTCCTTGTTTGAAAATATAGACTTTTCCATGTTTTCAAACAGCTATTTGTTTCAAAAGTATTCTTAAACGGGAcactttttacaattttttttaaaatgtacgtTTAGCCTGCGAAATCAACTTGAAAGCAACAATCGAAAAATAGAGTTGTctaattatttgttttgatCTCGAACCATCTCATAAACTTGTAGGACATAGGGTTCATGTTTAGAGTATCTTAACTGGCCATACCATGTCAACTATAGAGTTCAGCCCTGACTTTTTGTAGTCCAGAATGGGTCCCCTGCCTTAAAACTAGGAGTTTTTGGGAAAGGCCTGGCCCAATTAACAAAGATACGACCCGAACAAGGGAAGCATGGAGGACCACAAACAAAAAGAGCTTTGGACTTTGGTGATAAAAGTCCATAAAaccattaattataattttcttcttactGGGCCTACTGTGCTCAAACAGTGTTGGTGATAAAAGTCCTGGTCGGTAAATGACATGCCAATTTTTAGGACCATTTTGCCCATGACTGAGTAaatggagtaatgctacaagTCCTTACATCATTCTTGTGTCTCTTAAAAAATgaagtgttttttaaaattactattgatcTTGTAATTGattactatttaattttgattaaatgatgattttaaaagccacttcatttGTAGATGACGAGTGACACGtgttttttgtccattttttttgactttttttttcggCTAGAAAAACAAACTATATGATAGATAACACGAGGATTTGGtgtaatttaaaatgaaaatgctTAAAGTAATATATGAGTATCAGGTAAATTGACACGCCAGTTTGTAAATATAACGTAAACTGTCACATAAGAGTTCACTATTAAACATAATAAGTGTAACGTGTATTGCTATGGCTTTAACCCTTACAACACTctaattaaaaatgcatgtagtAAATTTTTTCCAACGTTTAATTTCTCTGTTcgactaaaacaataactaaaaaaagaaaaacgaaaaagaaagtgCGCGTGCAAACATCCAATTGATTGTTCTTCTCTTGCGTACGTGAATCACCCTTTGTGGACTCAATCATGACAACCGACGCCTAGGTGGAAGTGGCGGTGGATACGAAGGCCGTGAGTATTTAGGAGAGGATGGAGGACTAGGCGGCGGGGGTGAGTAGAAGTAGAACCATGCTGGTGGCCGGGGAGGTCGCGGAACTACATGGGGCATAAAATGCGGAGGTGGCGGCTTAAACTCTGACACAAGTGGTGGTGGGTGTGGTGGTGCCGGCGGTCGTCTTGGTGGAATCGACGGCTGTAAATGGCGAGGAGAGTATGGAGGAGTACTAGGAGGTGGGGGCGAGTAGAAGTAGAACCATTCTGGTGAGAGTGGCTGCGGTGGACTCCTTTGGTGGCGGTGGCGATTGCCATTGTGTGGGGATTGAGGAGGAGAGATGTGGTGACATGGGCTGGGGCTGGGGCTGGGGTATGAATAGAGAAACTTGCATGAGTTGAAGAGAAACAGAAGTAGAAGTAACACAGTACTCATTGTATTTGGTAGTTGGGGCAATCGCTTTGAAAGCCAATTTATAGGCTAAGTGTATAAGAGGATGGAACTGAAGTGAGTTTATAGGGAAGTGTACAAGGCAGAAAGAAAGCAGAGACAGAGCCACATGGCACGTACAGTGTTTGGGTGTTTTGTCAACGGGAAGACAAACTTGTAGAAAAggtttccaatttttttaaagattcctTCGAATCCAACCACCTCCAACTTTTTTGGTCCGCCTGTCTGGTTTCTTTCCTTTTGGCCTGGCGGGAATTAAGGCCATGTTCTGTCggtctatttcttttttattgagataaaggctaatttgtttttaaaaaaattatttttaaaaatattagggtGATTAGTTTTCTGGTGACCCTTGTCTTAATCAAAGTGACTGATTAGATCAGACTAGTCACACAACCAACCTTATGACGGTCAAAGTTTCTGCGCAATCATCTTAATGTTGTTAGAATAGCGTATGGCCGCCCCTCTACTCTATTGAAGATGGTCACaccaacatttttttaaaaaaatttaaatggtttttaataagtaatggTTTACACCAATTgcaatttctcaaaataaacaaatgtaatatatatttaaaaaaaaaaaaaaaaaaaaacctacaaatACAACACACTCCCTGTAACACGTACTTAATTAGCATCGGATGTTCTACATTGACTTTATCAAATAAAGTTAGCATAAAGATGGATATACATACGGATGTGCTACTATCTTGTTTTTGTCGTTATACGAATGTCGTAGTAGCATTCTTTTTTCGTCGTTATAACAAAGCCATGTTAGCACCGAATGGTGATTGGAACGGGAGAATGTATGTTTGGGTAGGTACtacaatttttaatatatttcttttattataaatttatgacGATCTATAATTGATGAAATGATTAAGAGTAGATGGTTGATAAGTCGGctattaattaactaaatatttgacaagtttaattttttgcttaatCATTTCGATCACCAATTATAAACTATCAtatcagtttataaaaaaactTGTAGTACCCTTAAAAATAATCCAAATCTAAAGTCGTTATAAATTTTAACAGCGTTCAAACAATGAGTATAAAATCCAATTGTAACAATCTCAATTCTATGCTAGGGTAAACTATTGACTTAGCCCAAATAGATAGGCTTAGAGACCGTGGAGACCCATTTTGAGATATATTTATTCTAGTGAatgtatcaaaaaataaatgagcaatgttcacacacacacacactctaaTTCTCATACTTTTtaaagtggcttttaaaatcatcattggatcaaaatcaaatagtgatttattccaaatttaataataattttaaaagttacatggGAGTGGGAGCCTAATACCTAATCTATCTTCTTGCCCACTGGGAACCCCACAAGAGGAGCCTAGATGAAGAGAACCACAAGCACTCCCTTAAGTCCGATTGAGCCATAGCCTATCCCAACTCCATTAGGACATCAGCAAGATTCAAGACGACTAATACTAATCACGTTTGAAAATTCTCATTGTATGAGTCAAACCCTCACCCTACTACTTGCCCATCCACAAGAGAATTACCTTGAAGCCCCGCAACCACCACCACTAAAGATTAACCTAATCTATCATGAGTCCAACCCAAATAATGTAATCTATCCTTAGCCCCCACTCAAGATTGTgtgactcaccaaaataatgtTAGATCGATGGCAACTCATTATTTAAGGTATGGTTAATGCCTTAATGGATTGGTAGCTAAAAGCCTAAAAGCTGAAACCAAATTATAGGCCGAGAGGATGCATGGTCCCATTTACGGTGTTTTttgtcaagaaaaataaaataaaataaaattctggaAAAAAGGTGTTCTAATTTCAAAAGATGACACTGCTCTCTCCCACTGCAACAAACTCAACCTCCAACTTTTTGGGCGTGCAGTACTGCAGCGTGCTTTTAAActcaattttctattttcttttctttttgcttggCGGGAATTAATTCAAAATAACTCTTTGGGGTATAAAAATTGGCTGAAAACCATTTTTCATGGTAAGCAAAAATGATAAATAGCCATAAAACctgattttacattttctttAGTACTTGGCTTTTTTAGGGTCTAATTTAACTCTAATCTATGAAGTTAGCATAGGAGGTGCGGGCTAAGTTGTCTTCTAAATCAGATTGGaataattttctctaatttagtctattaaaataacaaatattttaaacacATATCAGTTCAACGGGCATTGAAATTGTATTCACATTAGACCCGTAATGGAGCATCTACTCTTCCCCTTGTAAGAAAGTCATCTTTAGCACAAAATGAAGATTGGAGAGTGGCTTATGCTTTTCTGATAGTAATGCACCATGCTGCAATAAATTTTCAACTgaaagtttaaattttattttgttacatttaaCCGTACATGACCtcatcacattatttaaaaaaaataaatgacgtGAATATACCgttaaatgcaataaaataatagagacgagtttgttttttttttctgttttgagcGATAAAAAAggggaaattattattattagaagaTGATGGATCCATCGGAACTTGCTTTCAATTTAGGCTATTTAGCCCTTTGACCGGTGGGAACAACGACCCTGTAATGAGGAATTTGACCTTACTTTTCTTACCCGTTTCTGTTTTtatatttctattattttaccCATTGGGATGTAGAAGAGGCATGGGTCCGTCCGATAGATCAATAAAACTTAAATAAGCGGGTCCCATTTTTATGCTAAAAAATCTCCCAATATTGACTTTCAGGATGGTATTGAATAAGATGGATCTTATCTTACCCTACAACGCAAAGCAAGCAAGTGCAGCATCACGTTAAATTCTGTCCGGTATGCGTCCCTTCTCAACAACCCATCCAAACTTGCCAGGacaataataatataatcaGTCACAtggataaagtttttctttaaattaaattaaaaaaagtataaagtatattaaattaatatttatctttaaaGTATGTAATTCTAACAACAGCTTAAAATTCCTccaattcaatttaaaaataactttgtttttcaattttattttattttattttactttttaacttaaacttcaaatttaaatataacattGTTCTTCAATTATTAACTTACGATTAGATGTAGTATACAAAATcgctattccattagaaaaataaataatttttattaaaaaaattaaaataaaatagtcattCCCTTATATGCGATAGAAATGGTTATTCATAAACTTTAATACCAAAACTTCTATTCCGcattctttcacttttttgaTAAAAgcgattctttttttttaaaaaaaaaaaaagtgtcgtTCCACGTACCAAACATAACCTAATTAACATGCATATAATCCCCAGTAGACAATACCTAAAGAGATTTTGAGGGCATAGTAGCAACAATGTGGAAATCATGAGATATGGACATGGCTCAATCGCATTGAGCCATAAATTCCATTAATCGCACAGGGAAAACAGAAAACGAGACCATGTGTTGGGATCCGGATTTTCAGCAATTTGTTGTAGCACCACGTGGATAGAAACTCCCAGCAATTTTACTGCTCAAGTTGCTAACAATTCAAACAACTGTGAGAGCACCCCTGCATAGAGCTCACCTGCCCAAGTAGCTAATGAAATCTCATGGGGCTCCTAATGGTGGAAGAAATTCAAATTCACCACCACTTCGAATCACCAATTAAAGGATGCAAATtaataacaaatatatacattttaaaacCCCACTTCCTCAAGTCAGGAATACATTCAACCAAGTTTGGAAAGAAAGCCACAAGGGACTTTCTTTAGAGAGGTCTGGTCACGAGCTTACATATATCTACATAACTACACTACCAAAAAGTAAGAACCTCTATAAAGTAATACTAACCTAGTAACCGAAGACGATAGACATAAACAAGCCACAGATAAATATGTTACAGACATCATTGCAGAGGGAAGTGGACATTTTAGGTACCAGTATCGGTTAGCATAGACAACCAAGTTCAATGATCTCTCCATTTCTCTCCAGATCATTTGCACACAGTCTTCAATCTCTTTGCAGCCTGAACAAACCCCAAAATGACCTGCAACTCGTCCATTTGCTTCaccaacagaaaaaaaaaaaaaaaaaaaaaaaaaaaaaaaaaaaaaaaaaaaaaaggatttttcatttttcataacaGAATAATGCTATCTAGTGTTAAAAAGCTGCTGACCCTAACAATGTAAGTGCAACACCTAGTAAACCAATATGTTAGTACACAAAAAAGGGAGCGGCAACCAGTTTTGCAAGTACCTGCGACATGAAATGCCTCTGAACAACATCAACCAGTTGCTCTTTTGATGGGTTGGGGATAGCATCCACCTAGCAATCCAATATGTTAGTAcaccgggaaaaaaaaaaaaaaaaggtgactgAATAGTGGCAAAAGATCAATAATTAACTTTCTCCTGTAGTCCTATTAGACAAACTCACAAGGTTAAAGTGTCGCCAATATCTCCACAAAGCAGCCATCTCCAGTTTGCTTAAGTCAACCTTCTGCAAAGAAGATGTTTTAGTAGAGAACTAAACAGTAAATAAGTTTAATAATAAACcccaaaaacatttttcaccTTTTACCGCATGAAAGCTAGATAGCCTTAAGAGAGTAGGAAAGGGTAAACATAAAACAGTAAAGGTTACATACCAAGGACCCACGAGGAGTAGAAACAGACCCCTTAGACTGCGAGTCACAAGAGAGAGATCTGCTCATAGTCCTATGAGATGACACGGATGATTTGTGCATTCTATGCCTCGATCTGTGGGACTTTTGGGTGTCATCAGATCCTGGGAAATCAGAAATAGCAGTACCACAATCAAAAAGTGTTGAGGGTCcaataaaaagataaagaaataagACAACAAAGCTTTAGgaaatagtaaaagtaaaagtcgAAGACAGAATGGATCCTATGTACCAACCTCAAATCACTTTCCTCTAGAAAACATTCTGTTCCAAACCCAAAATTACAGAGGCCCAAGCAAATAATCAAGTAGAACATAAAAGATCAGGGTTCCCCCCTACCCAAGGTCACAGGCATGATGGATTCAACATGGGCAGTGGCATTCACTACTTGGTTATTACAACCAGTAAAATATAGCTTCACATGATCATGAATCTATATTCAGACTGccattcaaaagaaattatccTTCAGATTCCAGATCAACacatgaagaagaaaatcatGGTTTTGCAAAACCCATGTTCTCATAATCTCTGTAGCTTTCCAAACAATTCTCAAGTGTCGTGTTACAAAATTTGGTGACAACAGCACACTTATCACATAGAATTCATTAACGAAACTCACCCATATCTGAACCATTCCATGGAATATGCTCAAATTCAAGGTCATCATCTTCCTCGTTACCAGTAGGAGCTTCAATCACACTCAGGGCATTCCTCTGAAGCTTTACTTCTATGCCATTTGTGAGAACCTGCAAATTGCACAATCAAGTACCATTGTCAAGGCTTAGAacataaaacaaagaaaagcacCATTGTCAAGACCAAAATAAATGCCTCATGTCATAATGTATgacaagaacaaaaaagaaacccaGAAAACTTGCAGTGCacaggaagaaaataaaaggtgCAAGAAAGGATCAAATCCAAttcaaatcaaattattaaaaataaataaataaatagaagaagaagcatttgaattacagattttttttttttttttttaagatatttgaaTTACAGAATTAATAAGGCTTAAAAGCACTCCGTGAATTTCATCCATAGAAAAATTATGTACCTTTTAATACTTAATTAAAGCCATTTAAACTAAAAGCTGAAATCTAAATCCTTCTCTGCAAATACTTCCATCAAATTAACCATCAATTAATTTCTATCCTGGTACTCTGGCAAAGCCCACCTTATTTCAAAACCTTTTCaattttaggattaaataaagtaaaacaGTGTTcaagaaaagaattgaagaacttAAAATAAGAGCTTATAAATATTGAAGACAAGAATAAAAATGGGAGAAGAAAGGAGATGATAACATGCGAAACAAATTTAACCACAGCAATCCAAAATACTTTCTCATTTTAACCCGGGCACAGTAAAATCAACAGCGGATTCAAAGTAattagaaacaagaaaatccAATTAAAATTACATATCCCAGACGAAAAGGAACACAGAACTTCAGTTCACAACAACACAATAGCGCTTAAAAATGACATTATCCACTAAATATAGAAGTAAATAAGAAAACAACCGGActatctttccaaaaataaaaaaataaacatacaaTTATTTCCAGGATAAGCAAGTTCaagattatttaaattttaataattgcTGAGCATATGAAGCTCAAGCATAAACACACAATTATTTCAAGCAATTCAATCACGCAGTCAAAAGTAAATACCAAcatccaagaaaagaaaaaataaaccgTTAAGTGCTAACCATTTTCAGTCCAAGCAATCCTAACAATCCGAGAAAGATCCTTACCCATAAGCCAATCATGCAAAACTGCTAATCAACCCAAATTTAACGGAAAAATCCCAATGCTTGCACTATAAAAATGGAAATTAAAATCTAAGAAATATACacccaaaaaattacaaagccATGCCAATAAGGCAATTCGAAACCACACGTATGGAAAACCTATCAGATCAGCAGATCCATTGATAAAACCAAGCATGCAATCAAACCCTTATCCAAAAGTTAACATTTTAAACTTTGTATCCTCATATATCATCTTAATACTCACCAAAATTATACATAGAGCaccaaaatttgaaattttgtataaaaaactACATGCTggaacaaacaaaaaatgtacTAATATCTGCACAATGGTGAATTCAAACTTGAAGACTATCAATGAACAGAGTCAATGAGGCATACAAGTAACCAACATTACCAAAAAACGTTGTAAAAAATCAAATTGACCCACATTGCTGTAACAATTCCAATCAAACGTCCCAACACACAAAATTCAAATCCCAAATTTGCAAACAAACACATTACAAACCAAAATTTATCCCggaaaacccaaaacaaacccaACCCATTTCCCCAAACTCAAATTGACCAAGCCAATTACCAGCCAATGCCACCCGCCTAGGCCAACGGCCTTCTTGACCACACCTTGAAGACCCACAAGCACCGATTTGGTCCGGTTATTCCCAGTCACCACGACCTTGGTGTGACGAGGCAGCACTGAGAGCTCCTCTTCGCTACTGTCCCCACAGCTCTGCAACTGCGAAAACCCGCCATTGATCGAACTCTCAACCGCCTCGAGCATTTCTGGTCGGATTCAGTGAGTTTCGCGAGCGACAAACTCCGTGAAAACTCAGGAATCAGAGCTCGAAACCACACATAGTAGAAAGATCATGCAATGCTCATCACGTATTCGTGGGTTTCGGAGGCAAAAGCGAGAGAAATGGAAGAGAAATTTGGGCTTCTCCGGAGAGGAAAAACACagagttagagagagaaagcagagtgtgttttgtgtgtgtgtgtgtgtgtgtgagagagagagagaggggggagagagagagagggggagagggtGAGAGTGACTCGTATTGTTTATTGGTGTGTTGCTATGAATCCCGGAGACGCGAAACAGGCTAATGGGAGAGCGCCACGTATCTAACAAAAGAGGGCTCGTTAATCATGCACTTCGAGGGCGCTTAGGTTGCGGCATGACTCTACATACCACTAGCGGTTTGGGCCTTTAGGGGCTCTTACTGGGGGTTGACCGTTTGACTAGTTGTAATGGGGCATAGTGGGCGAAATGACCACTATGCCATCGTCTTtgttttcaaatgcaaataCTCAAATAGGCAAACCTCCAACGAGTGGtttcaaaaaatttggaaattttaataaacaattcaaattaaaattaatagaaattttaataaacaattcaaattaaaaacaaaaaaactctttaaaatataaaaatattttttcctttatattatataaaaaaaaaaattaaaaaaaaaacatcttcaaaacacattaacaaatataaaaaaaaaaaaaaaagaagttaatgtGATTCTTTACACTTATTTATCATATTAActaataaaacttattttaagtgatttttatttttattttttcaagtagctaaaatgaaaaatcttttaaaatatgTCATTTTGACTAATGCATGACTTgagtgtgaaaaataaaattactcataaaaaataatgtatttGGGATGcataaaaaaatgtgaaactttttaattaaattatcaagTTGAGTTGCTGCGTTTTTCTAATGTTTGTCATTTAAATAATGTGGAATTGCTGCGTTTTTCTAACCTTAACACGTGAATTTCTTAATTAAACTATTCAAGTTGAAGTTAAAATagtgttttgaattattatttttttgttgaggcttATTGaatatatcttcttcttttttcttttttctttattatttggtAAGTAAATTGAATATATCTTATAAACAATGGGAGGGGTCTTCTTCTCGGATAAAGATCCCTTGCATAAAATTACAGAGACCCACAAATTAcaattctcctaatcctaacccttttttgttaattaagaaaataaatcagatttatgaataatattattgcaaAAATTTGTCATGACTGAAACCTTATGTCAATGTTTGAAAGGAAAATTTGTGAGAATTGTAGGAGATTTTCAatccttttttctctctctaaaacctAAATAGCATTTGATTACAGAATTCTTGGGTTACGATATTAGGCTTTATGTTTGAAGTCGAaagcttttaaattttatattaaaaaaatttatgataaaaCAAAATGAGGCCCAAAAAAATCTAGTAACGCTAGTTTGGTACGTCAAAAAATATGATCAATTGTGAATTATATGATTGGTTTTtactttacttttttcaaaataaaaatcaacatatAGTCACTAGCGGACAAAGACTTCATATGCTTAAGAAATACATGACATTTTGTTAGACGTGCTCATCCAATCaattttagaagaaaattttgtcCGTCACTAAAAATAAGCTTTTAAATACGATTTTGTTTTCACATATAAATTCCCATATAAACTATCTATAAAGTCGACATTTTCAAATAcatatttcaacaaaagaaaaaaaaggtcatttccaaatttgcttaattatttatttttttaataattttttttttttttgtttaaaaaaaaatctctaatagtttcaaagaaaaattagtTGGACTCCgcttgttaaaatttttgccTGAGAAAATCACGGCATTGAGAACATATGGCCTAGTTATGACATATAGAAAAAACTCCTACATAATAGTTGTACATCAATCAGCTTTCtatgatataatattttaaagatGTTTTTATCAGGATTGGTAAGCCTGTTGTCTAGACCTGATTGGGCATGACTTGCCTATAGTATTGCTAATGAGACTGGCATTATTATATCAACCTTGAGTTTGAGAGCCCATTACcttgaaattgaaatttattctcgaGCACACCTTACCTTGTatagaattaaaataattttatacacTATACTCTCAtcatatttaattgatatgatCGAGTCTATCGGCCATTAAATAtgttattattaaaagaaaaacaaaattaaggacCGATACTCACAAAGACATCAATCAATTAAAATAAGGATGAGATGGACTATTCTATAATAtgcattatttctttttctctaaatcttaaattagagaaataatattttatcatCCAAAGACataattattgtctttttttttaatttttaaataaaaaacataaaatcataTCCCAACCCATTAACATgattttgtgaatttttgttgaataaatttttaatttttaatttttttttttttaaaaaaaagccatatcatggagtgagaaaaaATCGTATCTCCTTAACTTAATCTTAAAGTTAACAGCATGGTGCACATATCTTGTTTTGATTAGTTAAcacataaataaaaacaaaacactgaAGAGAAGTGGCTGGTTGGTAATTTAGCTCGGGAATgcacaaaaaaacaaattaaggaaAGTGTAAAGTAACGTAGAGGGGGAACGTAACGGACACCCGAAATTCATCCAAGGGCCCCACGTGTAGTGAGGCTCTACCTGCCGTCGGTGTTGTCTTATCCAACATGGGATACCCCgtaccccccaaaaaaaaacaaaaatctttaattaaatttttttcacgcACAATTTTTTCCCGCCACACCCGAGCAACACGAGCCGTGGATCTGGGCTGAGCAGCATGACTGCCGTTAAATCATTCTGGCGACAGCGTAGCCGTTGGATTCTGGATATCCTCAGCAGCAACAGTGGTCGTAGGAAAAGCAGACATGTTCACGCAACATGTGTAATGATCATAAAGTTGAAAGAgggggagagggggggggggggggggggggtggaacTTTAAAACCTTTTGGACTCCTCGGCATAAAGCGAAAGGATAGGGacgaaaagagaaattaaaaaaaaacaaaaacaaaagaatagtgGGAGTGTATCTGGTGGACAGCACAGGAAGATGATGTTCATCCACCAGTTCATCTCAGCCGTAGA is a window of Alnus glutinosa chromosome 4, dhAlnGlut1.1, whole genome shotgun sequence DNA encoding:
- the LOC133867072 gene encoding uncharacterized protein LOC133867072 isoform X1 yields the protein MLEAVESSINGGFSQLQSCGDSSEEELSVLPRHTKVVVTGNNRTKSVLVGLQGVVKKAVGLGGWHWLVLTNGIEVKLQRNALSVIEAPTGNEEDDDLEFEHIPWNGSDMGSDDTQKSHRSRHRMHKSSVSSHRTMSRSLSCDSQSKGSVSTPRGSLKVDLSKLEMAALWRYWRHFNLVDAIPNPSKEQLVDVVQRHFMSQQMDELQVILGFVQAAKRLKTVCK
- the LOC133867072 gene encoding uncharacterized protein LOC133867072 isoform X2; the encoded protein is MLEAVESSINGGFSQLQSCGDSSEEELSVLPRHTKVVVTGNNRTKSVLVGLQGVVKKAVGLGGWHWLVLTNGIEVKLQRNALSVIEAPTGNEEDDDLEFEHIPWNGSDMGSDDTQKSHRSRHRMHKSSVSSHRTMSRSLSCDSQSKGSVSTPRGSLVDLSKLEMAALWRYWRHFNLVDAIPNPSKEQLVDVVQRHFMSQQMDELQVILGFVQAAKRLKTVCK
- the LOC133865687 gene encoding sulfated surface glycoprotein 185-like; this translates as MSTVLLLLLFLFNSCKFLYSYPSPSPSPCHHISPPQSPHNGNRHRHQRSPPQPLSPEWFYFYSPPPPSTPPYSPRHLQPSIPPRRPPAPPHPPPLVSEFKPPPPHFMPHVVPRPPRPPAWFYFYSPPPPSPPSSPKYSRPSYPPPLPPRRRLS